The region CCCTCTCCCGGCACGGGGCGAGCGCCTCCCGCCCGCGCACGGCCGCGGAGCGTAGCGCCGGGGGCGCTGCGGAGGCCTCCGTTCGAGCAGGCGGGGCCCGTCCGCCCCACCGGCCGGCTTTCCAAGCCGGCCGGCGTCCATCTGTGGTTGAATGATGTGACGGCGGGGCGGCCGCCTCCGCGGCCGCCGGGCAGCAGCCATCGGGGGGAGTCGAAGATGAACGCCTGGTTCGCCAGAATCCCTGTTGGCAGGATGCGCCTAGAGCTGAAAGCCTTGTCCTGTGCGGCTTTGCGGTGTTGACTAGCACGTGGAGAGGTGCCCAGAATTGGGGACCATCGGGGCCTTCGGTCCCCAATTCCGTCCCCAAAAGATTACCTAAAGTCTTCCATGTTGGGCGTCTCCTCCGTCCCCAATCCTGGGACTCAGCGGGCCACCAACCCGGCTCATGATCCGGGCGGGGCGACCCCTCCATCTCGCCCCTCTGCAACTTCGCCCGGGAGACAAAAGTTCGGCGCTCGGTGAAGAAGCGCTGAGGGCAGTCGGGCTCCACGCAGCGCAGGTGCACGTGAAGGACGATGGGCACCGCGGCCCAGGGCAAGTCGCGGAGCGTCCGCTGGGTCCAGTTGTGGCCGCGTCGAGAGAGCCAACCGCAGCTCGGACAGGCGGACTCCTGGCGCGTGGACTCAAGCTCCAGGACGACGGCGTCGCCATCGCCACGCACGCCGACGAGACGAGGTCCGCGCTGCGAGGTAGAATCGACTCGGCGGGCATGAGGGTCGACTCCTTTCGCACGGGGATCTCATGCTCGCCATTGTGTTAGCTCAGCCTTCCGCCATCACCAAGCCCTGGATGGAACGTCAATAACTCTGCGGAAGAGCCCCTCCTCAGGTAGCGTAAACGTCACGGGACGGAGGTAGTGCTGGAAACCGGCTTACGCGGCCAGTCCCACAAGTCTGTCGGGTCTGATTCCCCCGGACCTCCACCGAAAGCGAGAAGGTAGTTCTGCTCAATTAACGCTTTCGACGCGGCTGTGAAGAAGCCGCCGGGATAGGCAAAGGACTCGTGTGGTGAACCCAGGCACGCCAACAGGCGGTCTTCCATAGCCAGGTCAGCGGAGACAAGCCACCACGGTGCGTTGCCGAAGTGCACGGGCGACGGTGGATGGAGGTTGAAACTGTGGCTCTCCACGTCCCAGCCATTTTGTTGGAGCTGCGCCAACTGCGCGACGGTCATGTGCCCTGCTCCAACTGCAGGGACGTAACTGTCGATGCCAATAACGAACGCGGTCGCGCGGAAGCCGAAGGACCGCAGGATCGGGAGGGCGTACTTGTAGACACCCTGATAGCCGTCGTCAAAGGTAATCACCACGGAACCCCAAGGGACGTCATGCCGGCGAATTGCCGAGATGAGGTCGTGGACCGTCAAGACTGGGCGCCCACCTCGCTGAATAGCCTTCATCTGCTCTCGTAACGCGCTGACCGAGACGGTGAACACATTGGTCGCGCGGGGGGCCACCTCATGGTACTCGAGGACCGTCACCCAGCCGGGGGTACCCTCCACACGC is a window of Bacillota bacterium DNA encoding:
- a CDS encoding polysaccharide deacetylase family protein: MTVLEYHEVAPRATNVFTVSVSALREQMKAIQRGGRPVLTVHDLISAIRRHDVPWGSVVITFDDGYQGVYKYALPILRSFGFRATAFVIGIDSYVPAVGAGHMTVAQLAQLQQNGWDVESHSFNLHPPSPVHFGNAPWWLVSADLAMEDRLLACLGSPHESFAYPGGFFTAASKALIEQNYLLAFGGGPGESDPTDLWDWPRKPVSSTTSVP